In Anomaloglossus baeobatrachus isolate aAnoBae1 chromosome 6, aAnoBae1.hap1, whole genome shotgun sequence, the genomic stretch ggcagaggggaggggttacactttttaaagtgtaatactttgtgtggcctccggaggcagtagctatacacccaattgtctgggtctcccaataggagctagaagaaaaggaatttacggtaagtaaacaaaattcccttcttttcaccaaTGTTTGCCATCAAGAACAGAGCTGCTTTAATCCAGAGGAAATCTGAAGTGATGAAATGACAGGTAGTTGTGGAGGTGCACGGTTGCTTGTTCCTGATCTGGACATCGCTGTCTGTCCTGGAACTGACTGTTCTGTAAAAACAAAGGCTCAAAAGTTTAATAGTAAAAATGTATATATCAGTGGTGCCATCTACTGGTGGCTGGTATGCTCTACATATATTGATTACATAATGTAATACTCATGAGATCCTAAATGTTTGGCAGACATTTATGCATCAAGTGCTGTAGACTAAACCTGTTCAAGTCACTCACCCATGTACCAGACTCCCACTCTTCAGACCCACGGGCAAGAAAACTGCAACGGTAGGGGAGATTTGGTGAACAGTGTTCTTATACCACGGTCACGCCCTTGAGCCAGCAAGAGACGCTCAATCCTGAAGAACTGAATTTACTTTACACTTGATTGTACTTTATAAGGTTTACATGGGATTATTTGGCTGATGGCCTGTCTAGACAAGTGAAGTTCCTTccgcccccccacccccaccccgtcCGGGCCTGGGGACATTTATGTAAATGCTGAGTGAATGGAATAAAAATACTGTAAGTATAAAAAGGTGATGGCTATAATCGCATGGTTGTATTTGTCAATGTTTTACCACAATTGCCGTTTTATACCCCTCTTGCTATTTAGTTGCTGCCATCTAAAGATTAAACTCCACATTTGCTGCTTGATTCATACTGATTTTTCGTTTTTGATCTGTTCTCCCATAGGAAAGGTGTTTGTGGCCTACAGATAACTTGGTGTCACGACAAGGCGCGTCCGAGGTATGACATCTTCTTTTATTTAATCTGATGTGCTGTATAAATAACACAAAGGTGGGGTATATACAATTAAATATTATAACCCAAACTATATGCTACTTGTGATAAGTGAATTGTTTTATAACACAATTCGTACACCAGAGAAAGTTGCTGAAAGCTAAGGTACAAAATGTCTGGGACTGAATGCTGTTGATAAATGATGACCATCTATACAGATCTTAATACCTGATTATCTTGCCCCGCTATTGAATGTAATAGCCTTGGAAATACAATGTGGATTGTAAAGATTAGCAGCTGAGCTGTCGGAGCGCACCCTGTACAATAGCTCACAAATACCCCCTTCTGATCATTCCAGTGTGTGACACCAGTCTTTTTACACAACATTGAAATGACAACTCAAAGATGAAAAAGGCATGAATTTATGTAGATCACATAATGGATAGACCATACTGATCTGGAAAATTTTTATTTCAGTATTTGCAGAATATCTTGATTAATTTAGTATCAAGTATGAGCTCCACCACACTCAGCAATGCACTCAACTTGGCTGCTATCAACGAGGATATTTATTGGTTGTTGGAGGAATGTTCTTCCACGTTAAATGGACTTAGAGCTGCCAGCAGTACAGCATATGAATTGTGTGCCCGCTTGCAATGGCTAACGCATGACATtccagatgtgcttgatgggaaACTAGTTCGGAAGCTCTACAGGACATGCTAGCACAGTTCTGTATTGCAGGCTGCTCACAGTGGTACACACCAGAGCTGTGGAGTCGTTAAGCCATACCTACGACTCCTCAATTTCTACAttactcatgtttgtgataaatttaccgTAGTTGAATGGTAACTTCAGGCTTTTAATCATTataatgatacaataatcaagctgtttagatagaacataaaatgttTTGGAATACAAGATTAGAACACACAAAAAAACCtttaaattgtaaatatgcaatacactatgcagtaagtggggattgaacagttttcaacaaaaatgaacagaataacatttgtgcagtctctgaATTTATAAGAAATGGTATAGTGTCCATCAGatactccttcatagatgacctcaaatctgacctaattattttaagtttagagaacaacctctctaaacTAAGTTGGGTTGATGGCAAAGCCGTGACCACACTGGCAacatataaaggaattgcctcatgcacagtccgttttgatgaacggttgaactcttctactactttcagagcaagtgaaacattttgctgaaatatggtcaatctgtttgctgtaggagtgaaatctttttccctgcggcaacgctttgctgctccgtgtcatccaaatacttttcaaaattaaactccaTCTGATGAggttgaagatatggcagcagaagGACTCACAGGATCAAAGTCCTTTTTGCTCTTGGCAATCTGTAGCCCAATCATCCTTATTGCTAActcaggctctgtgcccacgtgtgcgtattgcatgcagttacgctgcgttctgcaccgcagcataactgcatgcgtcctgcgtccccagcacaatctatgaagattgtgcattatccatgcgcacgttgcgttttagagcacagcgatttgcatgctgccaaattgctgttctaaaaagcaacatgtcgcttcttttgtgcgctttggatgcagcccccgctctgtctatgggaggggctgcatccagagcacatgaaatcggcttttcagtacgcagtgtttctgcagcgatttgaagcgcacatgtgctgttcaaatcgctgcagaaatttctgcagggacagaaagcAACGTGGTCACATAGCCTTAGAGCGTCTTTTCCTTTTTGGTAAGCGgttgatcatccagcaatatatgatgacttgggtccacatacactgctattagaaaataaaattcttgtGACAGTggtctctgtttcattgaagcagcaattcaatctgcgattaaacctacgctttgggacaggcaaaacagcaagttcttccacgCCTTTAtggaaatgccaggagttaaatcctcagcttgtaatttttttgtcactgtaaatgaaagcaactgtttttttccagaataaccttgtgtgcagcttgattcatacgtccttcgcaaagattaacttgcccaattccagtcttgctgaagcatccccagatcatcaccgatcctccaccaaatttcacactggGTACAAAACACTGTGGctcgtacgcctctccaggtctccgtctaaccattagatgaccaggtgttgggcaaagctgaaaattgggtaaacaaaattcaacaaacatctttgcaaatgatgtatgaatcaagccgcatacaagtttATCCTGGAAAAacggttgcttccttctgctcaagcAATGTCCCCCAACTCTGAATactttttttttccagcaggataatgcgccatgccacacagctaggtcaatcagttTGGATGAAGGACCACAACATCAAaacactgtcatggccagcccaatctccagacctgaaccccattcctctggaatgtaatcaagaggaagatagatagtcacaagccatgaAACAAAGAagcactgcttaaatttttgcaccagaattggcataaggtcacccaaaagcagtgtgaaagactagtggaaagcatgccaagacgcatgaaagctgggtttaaaaatcatggttattccacaaaatattgattgctgaactcttcctgagttaaaacattagtattgtttcaaaatgattatgaacttgttttcttcgcATTATTTAAGACAATAAATacgttttttgcttggaaattcggagacatgtcagtagtttatagaatagaacaatttacatttcactcaaatatacctataaagagaaaaatccgaaaaactgaaaatttggaagatgtctcttaatttttaccagagctgAATGTGCCACTTGTATTACAGAATTTGGATTAGTCAGACTTCATAGTTCTTAATCCATAAGTCAATGATGTAAATCATTGTGAATGTTGTTtgtaatctattttttttttttcctctagatAATGTATGCACCAACGTCGAGAGACAGATTTACAGCTCCTTCCTTTATGCAGAGAGATCGTTTCAGCCGCTTCCAGCCAACATATCCTTACATTCAGCATGAGATTGACCTTCCACCTACCATTTCCCTTTCTGATGGTGAGGAGCCTCCACCTTACCAAGGTCCATGCACTCTCCAACTGCGGGATCCGGAGCAGCAGATGGAACTGAACAGAGAATCTGTCAGGGCACCTCCAAACAGGACCATTTTTGATAGTGATTTAATAGATATATCTATGTACAATGGGGGCCCGTGCCCACCTAGCAGCAACTCTGGCATAAGTGCAACCAACTATAGCAGCAGCGGCAGAATGGAAGGACCACCGCCAACCTACAGTGAAGTTATGGGACATTACCCAGGCTCAACTTATTTCCAGCACCAGCAAAATAACTCCCCTACCCAATCTCAGACAGGTAGTAGACTTCAGCTTCGACAGAATGATCAAGAGAGCACAATAGTCCCCGTCAGCGGAAAAGATAGGCAGCCAGGAAACCTTGTCTGAGAAAAGTAGACCTGCCGCTGTCCGGGGGACGTCCGGAGCTCTAGTGCACGGCGTTGTTCTTAAAGTGGTACACTCAAATTAAGCCAAATGCACATATTTATTGTATGCGTATTCTGATAGCAGTCAGAGGATGGCATGCAATCGGATATTATTAGACACCTGTTTTGTTTTCCCCATACATTTTCTTCAGGAAACGTCTTTTTATGTTATCATATTTCAGTTTATTTAAACCTTACAGAAACATGGCACAAAACTCAAGCTTCACCGAGCCTTTTATATACTGACATAGAACAAAAAAGTGTTTATCTAGAAATGCTCCGTTTTTTTTCGGCAGATGGCCAGTGTTTATGATGTGTAGGGGCAGCGCTAATTCTTGTATGTAGATCAATAACCCCTTTGTGTGTGCCAATGTGTACAGTGAACTGACAGAGTGAATGCGAAGGatgctgagttttattttttaagagAAAAAGTTGCACTAATTGTTCAGATTATTTTATATGAGGGAAACctgttgtcattttttttattgtcaTACAGTATTTTTTACCTGTAAGGATAAAACAAAACGCCCAGCAACAAAGAGACCAGCCAGGGTTTCATACTCTCTAGTTTGATAGAGCCACGGTTCTTTAGTAAACCAGGCATGTACAACTCTCTACTGATGGTTCGCTGACCATCTTTAGTGTGTGATTTTTGGGTTTTGACATTTCTACACATTTATGCAGTTAACCACAATTATGTTACTCATGACCACTGCTGGTGACGAAGATCAACAGTACTGTGTGTGGTTCTGACTCTAAAAGGGATTTTATGACTTTgtatatgttttttaatttttacatccaTTAGACTAATGCAGAAGAGCCTGGAAAAGTCCTGAATTATGAACTTTTGGCAGATGTATCGCTATGTGCTGTGTCTAAGACATCCCGATAATAGCCAGATTTTTGGAATTTAACTTGTCGTCAAATTAATGTAACTTTATTGTGAGAATCTGTCTTTTCTGCCTGGTATAATTTTCATTGGCTTTTTCATTTATACACTCTGAAAGCCACAAACTAAACAAAAACATTTTGATGTGTAACGGGTGGGTGGTCCCGTAAAGAGACGCCTATAAGACAGACTTAAGGTACCCATTACATTACATCAGAATAACCATATACAAATGCGATAAATTTGGCAAGACTGGCTAGCTATCTATTGTGTATCAGGATGTGCCTCCTTTGCCCCGATGTATGATACCTGTGGAAAGAAGGATTATAGACATGTTAGAGCGAAACATGTCTGAGCCTTCATTCTCATGAGTGCCACCAGAGCTGTATGAAGCAGTTTATTCTCCTTATCCTATGGAAAAAACATCCTCTGCACTTTGGGTTTGGCTTGGCCAAGTGTGTGTGATCAAGAGTAATGGATGTCCTGATAACTGTCTATAGTGTAGCCCCCTTTACACACAATCAGAATAATCCCCTGATGTAGATATGATCAGTTTTTAGAAGTTTTGTTCTGTACATGGTAGTGTTATCCTCCATGGCCTATCATATCTGAATCATCAGTAAAGAATATTGCCAGGAACGTTGGTGGAAACGCAAAGCTTCAAGATTGTTTTTTTCTTGAGGTGAGTCACGCGCTGCAGATTTTGTTTAGTCAGAATTTTCCAAAAGATATTTCTACAATCTGTATGGAAATAACACATCTGCAGCGCGTGAAGATGTTATAACGACACATATCGGTCAGCCTGTGTGGAAAATACTGAGAAAAGCATGAGGTTGGAGCTGGACGCCCATTCATATGTATGGAAGTGATCTTCAGACTACAGGTCTATTTATTGTATGTGTTACACAATCAGCCATCTCCTGTTAATGAATAGACAGATCACACATTCACCATGGCAAATGTCTGCAGTGCTCCAAATTGTAAATATCCACGGTTCCGAACACCTCTGTCAAGTCTAGCCATTTCCATACCAGTGGAATAAAGCCGGGACGCTGCGGCTGCCATGTCTACAGGCACTGGGTAGGATAGCATAAGCAGCAGTCTGCATTCTGATAAGAATATATTACATTCTCCAACCTGCACTTTAACCTACTTGATGTCCATCCCAATAGGC encodes the following:
- the LDLRAD4 gene encoding low-density lipoprotein receptor class A domain-containing protein 4 isoform X3 → MVVVIVCLLNHYKLSTWSFTNRQSQSRRQEEVLQPERCLWPTDNLVSRQGASEIMYAPTSRDRFTAPSFMQRDRFSRFQPTYPYIQHEIDLPPTISLSDGEEPPPYQGPCTLQLRDPEQQMELNRESVRAPPNRTIFDSDLIDISMYNGGPCPPSSNSGISATNYSSSGRMEGPPPTYSEVMGHYPGSTYFQHQQNNSPTQSQTGSRLQLRQNDQESTIVPVSGKDRQPGNLV
- the LDLRAD4 gene encoding low-density lipoprotein receptor class A domain-containing protein 4 isoform X1 → MQEAGYQATNAFTECKFTCTSGKCLYLGSLICNQLNDCGDNSDEENCPTEHPPPGIFSSELEFVQIIIIIVVITVMVVVIVCLLNHYKLSTWSFTNRQSQSRRQEEVLQPERCLWPTDNLVSRQGASEIMYAPTSRDRFTAPSFMQRDRFSRFQPTYPYIQHEIDLPPTISLSDGEEPPPYQGPCTLQLRDPEQQMELNRESVRAPPNRTIFDSDLIDISMYNGGPCPPSSNSGISATNYSSSGRMEGPPPTYSEVMGHYPGSTYFQHQQNNSPTQSQTGSRLQLRQNDQESTIVPVSGKDRQPGNLV
- the LDLRAD4 gene encoding low-density lipoprotein receptor class A domain-containing protein 4 isoform X2 produces the protein MSRDHRNSTLQEAALKDLILVKAELEFVQIIIIIVVITVMVVVIVCLLNHYKLSTWSFTNRQSQSRRQEEVLQPERCLWPTDNLVSRQGASEIMYAPTSRDRFTAPSFMQRDRFSRFQPTYPYIQHEIDLPPTISLSDGEEPPPYQGPCTLQLRDPEQQMELNRESVRAPPNRTIFDSDLIDISMYNGGPCPPSSNSGISATNYSSSGRMEGPPPTYSEVMGHYPGSTYFQHQQNNSPTQSQTGSRLQLRQNDQESTIVPVSGKDRQPGNLV